A stretch of DNA from Methylomicrobium lacus LW14:
ACTTCGCCTTTGGACTTATCCCAGGCGGGATAGCGATGCGCGATGCCGATGCCTTTGTCCGGAAAACAGTCGGCATAATGGCGGCCGGTTTGCGGAAACGGCGTGTTGAACAACTTTTCGCCTTGTTCTATCGCCGCTTCATAAGGCGGAAATTCTTCGATCGCGCGCCAGGACTCGCGTGCGACCGGGTCGATCGCATAGGCGCCGTTCGCGTAGTCGCTCAATTGCAGCTGCGGGAAGAGTTGGCGGTAATGGTCCCTGAATTGTTGTTGGTCCTGCTGCGGGTTTGCCTGCACGGGGTGGGCAATGAACAACAAAGGTGCAAGATGCCAGACGCAAACTTTAATTGAGGACATGCTCTTCGCTGTCCCGGTTGCCGAGATTGTCGACCCATTCGATTTTGATCCGATCGCCCGGTTCGCCGCCTTTCAACATGAACGCAAAATAAGGGTCTTTCGAAATGCTGGCGCCCATCTGGCAATTCACGATCACTTTTCCGTTACGGCTCATTGTCAGTTCCTGGATGTGATGCGCCGGAATCAACTGATTCGTCTTCGGGTCCTTGTTGCGGCCGGTTTCCATCGGATGGCTGATCAAGGTTCTGATCTGGGTCTTGCCGTTTTCGCGCTTGCTGCGGATCTTGATGCTCGA
This window harbors:
- the soxZ gene encoding thiosulfate oxidation carrier complex protein SoxZ is translated as MSSIKIRSKRENGKTQIRTLISHPMETGRNKDPKTNQLIPAHHIQELTMSRNGKVIVNCQMGASISKDPYFAFMLKGGEPGDRIKIEWVDNLGNRDSEEHVLN